A genomic stretch from Cloacibacterium caeni includes:
- the glmM gene encoding phosphoglucosamine mutase: protein MSLIKSISGIRGTIGGKVDDNLTPVDVVKFTAAFGTWLQKNKNKKDLNLVIGRDARISGAMVNSLVTATLQGLGIHVVDLGLSTTPTVEVMVPELKADGGIILTASHNPKQWNALKLLNEKGEFISGKDGAEMLEIAEKEDFNFAEVDDLGKYETRTDAFDIHIQKILDLPMVDVEAVKAKKFKVVLDAVNSTGGISLPPLLEKLGCEVVKLYCEPNGQFPHNPEPLKEHLTDICDLIKKEGADVGIVVDPDVDRLALIDENGEMFGEEYTLVAVADYLLRHKKGVAISNLSSSRALRDVARNLDSEYFASAVGEVNVVTLMKEKNAVIGGEGNGGIIYPDLHYGRDSLVGVALFLTHLAKENKTVSELRATYPAYYMGKKKIELTPEIDVDALLVKMQEEYNISTSLNVEEISTIDGVKIDFPENWVHLRKSNTEPIIRIYTEAFSQQEADELADKMIAKIKSLI from the coding sequence ATGTCTTTAATCAAAAGTATCTCAGGAATCCGTGGAACCATCGGTGGTAAAGTAGATGATAATCTTACACCTGTAGATGTAGTAAAATTTACTGCAGCTTTCGGAACTTGGCTTCAAAAAAATAAAAATAAAAAAGATTTAAACTTAGTGATTGGTCGTGATGCCAGAATTTCTGGCGCAATGGTTAATTCATTGGTTACCGCTACTTTACAAGGTTTAGGAATTCATGTAGTAGATTTAGGACTTTCTACCACCCCAACTGTGGAAGTGATGGTTCCAGAGTTAAAAGCTGATGGCGGAATTATCTTAACCGCTTCTCACAATCCGAAACAATGGAACGCATTGAAATTGCTCAACGAAAAAGGAGAATTTATCAGTGGAAAAGATGGTGCAGAAATGCTAGAAATCGCCGAAAAAGAAGATTTCAACTTTGCCGAAGTTGACGATTTAGGAAAATACGAAACTAGAACAGACGCTTTTGACATTCATATTCAGAAAATTCTAGATTTACCAATGGTAGATGTAGAAGCCGTAAAAGCTAAAAAATTCAAAGTGGTTCTTGATGCGGTAAATTCTACCGGTGGAATTTCGCTTCCGCCACTTTTAGAAAAATTAGGTTGCGAAGTAGTGAAATTGTATTGCGAACCAAACGGACAATTTCCGCACAACCCAGAACCTTTGAAAGAGCATTTAACAGACATTTGCGATTTAATTAAAAAAGAAGGTGCAGATGTAGGAATTGTAGTGGATCCAGATGTAGACAGATTGGCACTTATTGACGAAAATGGCGAAATGTTCGGCGAAGAATACACTTTGGTAGCTGTGGCAGACTATTTGCTGAGACATAAGAAAGGAGTTGCGATTTCTAACCTTTCTTCAAGCCGAGCTTTGAGAGATGTTGCTAGAAATCTAGATTCAGAATATTTTGCAAGTGCTGTAGGAGAAGTAAATGTGGTGACTTTAATGAAGGAGAAAAACGCAGTTATTGGTGGAGAAGGAAATGGCGGAATTATTTATCCAGATTTGCATTATGGAAGAGATTCTTTGGTTGGTGTAGCATTATTTTTGACGCATTTGGCAAAAGAAAACAAAACTGTTTCTGAGTTAAGAGCTACATATCCAGCTTATTACATGGGTAAAAAGAAGATAGAGCTTACTCCAGAAATAGATGTAGATGCATTATTGGTAAAAATGCAGGAAGAATATAACATTTCGACTTCGCTCAATGTGGAAGAAATTTCTACGATTGACGGTGTGAAAATTGATTTTCCAGAAAATTGGGTTCACCTCAGAAAATCAAACACAGAACCTATTATTAGAATTTATACAGAAGCCTTTTCTCAGCAAGAAGCAGATGAACTGGCAGACAAAATGATAGCAAAAATTAAAAGTTTAATATAG
- a CDS encoding TonB-dependent receptor, translating to MKKILSFTFILLFSIVIFAQKTISGTVKNDDGKPLASASVTIEEIGKNAILEYAITDAKGNYKVTFTSNDEKILVKVKAFNHQTITENYNNATQTLNFVLQEKATEIKEVKLKTKLITKRGDTISYDLKSFESKADRSLADVLKKIPGIEVNKDGSILYQGEPINKFYVNGKDLMEGSYGLINNSLPKDAVQKVEVLENHQPVKILQDKLSSENAAINVQLKKSITMTGRGETSLGVAPSLWNVKLSPMLFTQKYQWVLNYKTNNMGEEVEKENNILAFGNRFEGMRRNFSENSWLSVENAATPQNVPVKRYLLNNVHYLSANVLTNLSKQWEFKANASYSNNAIERESMVKTFNANNDLTNTSLVSNNFYTNQAKGEIIFSKNANKSFFKNTTTYNGLWNGDLANTRNNNIASNQRTKTPSNSFQNSLSAIIPWKERLVNAMSFISYRDDKQDLFINPANYVVNLQNVDGGNNSELVHQFLNLKTFEAVHSASIGLSKKNWTFTPEVGLNYTNNKLLTDVNGVTGNSIQDYQFSGTALENDINFKNLKPYAQMMVNYKREGLDVNLSFPVNFNNISATGTNNLDKTLNKVTYEPRLFMRYDLTSFWKISTFAGITNSFGSINDVYNGFILLSAKNLSSRNTDIQQTRSNFVGSRLEYRNPLNNIFFNVSYNFNDRTNNVTFLNELDEASQQFIIKGYNLENNSKTNSARTELGKYFPKFKTNASVGYNYSLSNYQQLPANSTPTESSFIDVEGVNQGVSVKFNNNYFSWLSVDYNANWNFNNTKSPDDARFNNKTNLFNHALSAYVYPIKNHTLGFTWDELHSSNRERTAKNAFFDLSYQYSMSEEKIDLELKVLNITNNNVFENVNFNSTFNQTSYTTVNIRPRQVVLTLKFNFK from the coding sequence ATGAAAAAAATACTTTCATTTACCTTTATTTTATTATTTTCAATTGTAATTTTTGCTCAGAAAACCATTTCTGGAACTGTAAAAAATGATGATGGAAAACCGCTTGCAAGCGCAAGTGTAACCATAGAAGAAATAGGCAAAAATGCCATTTTAGAATATGCAATTACCGATGCCAAAGGAAATTATAAAGTGACTTTTACCAGTAATGACGAAAAAATTCTTGTAAAAGTAAAAGCTTTTAACCACCAAACCATTACTGAAAATTATAATAACGCAACTCAGACTTTGAATTTTGTGCTTCAAGAAAAAGCCACAGAAATTAAAGAAGTAAAACTGAAAACTAAACTCATTACCAAACGTGGTGACACCATTTCTTATGATTTAAAATCTTTCGAAAGTAAGGCAGATAGAAGTTTAGCAGATGTTTTGAAAAAAATTCCTGGGATTGAAGTAAATAAAGATGGTTCTATTCTCTATCAAGGTGAACCGATTAACAAATTCTACGTAAACGGAAAAGATTTAATGGAAGGAAGTTACGGCTTAATCAATAATTCTCTCCCAAAAGATGCTGTGCAAAAAGTAGAAGTGCTTGAAAATCACCAACCTGTAAAAATTCTTCAAGATAAACTTTCTTCGGAGAATGCGGCGATTAATGTGCAGCTCAAAAAATCTATTACCATGACAGGAAGAGGAGAAACTTCTCTTGGTGTGGCGCCATCTCTTTGGAATGTAAAACTTTCTCCGATGCTTTTTACTCAAAAATACCAATGGGTTTTGAATTACAAAACCAATAATATGGGAGAAGAAGTAGAAAAAGAGAATAATATTCTGGCTTTTGGGAATAGATTTGAAGGAATGAGAAGAAATTTTTCGGAAAATTCTTGGCTTTCTGTAGAAAACGCGGCTACTCCTCAAAACGTTCCTGTAAAAAGATATTTATTGAACAATGTACATTATTTATCTGCCAATGTTTTGACCAATCTCTCGAAGCAATGGGAATTTAAAGCTAACGCCAGTTATAGCAATAACGCCATAGAAAGAGAAAGCATGGTAAAAACCTTCAATGCGAATAATGATTTGACAAATACTTCATTAGTGTCTAATAATTTCTATACCAACCAAGCAAAAGGTGAAATTATTTTCTCTAAAAACGCCAATAAAAGTTTCTTTAAAAATACCACTACGTATAACGGACTTTGGAATGGAGATTTGGCGAATACCAGAAACAATAATATTGCTTCTAACCAAAGAACAAAAACGCCATCTAATAGTTTCCAAAACTCATTAAGTGCTATTATTCCTTGGAAAGAAAGATTAGTAAATGCCATGTCATTCATCAGTTATAGAGATGACAAGCAAGATTTATTCATCAATCCAGCAAATTATGTGGTGAATTTACAAAATGTAGATGGTGGAAATAATAGCGAATTGGTACATCAATTCCTTAATCTGAAAACTTTCGAAGCGGTACATTCTGCATCTATTGGTTTGTCTAAAAAGAATTGGACTTTTACGCCAGAAGTTGGTCTTAATTATACCAATAACAAACTACTTACAGATGTAAATGGCGTTACAGGAAACTCTATTCAGGATTATCAATTTAGTGGAACTGCATTAGAAAATGACATTAACTTTAAAAATCTAAAACCTTATGCACAAATGATGGTGAATTACAAGAGAGAAGGTTTAGATGTGAATTTAAGTTTCCCTGTTAATTTTAATAATATTTCTGCAACTGGAACCAATAATTTAGACAAAACTCTAAATAAAGTGACTTATGAACCAAGATTGTTCATGAGATATGATTTAACTTCATTCTGGAAAATTTCAACTTTCGCGGGAATTACCAATTCTTTTGGAAGCATCAATGATGTTTATAATGGTTTTATTCTTTTGTCTGCTAAAAATTTATCTTCTAGAAATACTGATATTCAGCAAACAAGGTCTAATTTCGTTGGGTCAAGATTAGAATACAGAAATCCATTGAATAACATTTTCTTTAATGTAAGTTATAATTTTAATGATAGAACCAATAACGTAACTTTCCTTAATGAATTAGATGAAGCAAGTCAGCAGTTTATCATCAAAGGATATAATTTAGAGAACAACAGCAAAACCAATTCTGCTAGAACAGAGCTCGGAAAATATTTCCCTAAATTTAAAACCAACGCTTCTGTAGGATATAATTACTCATTAAGTAATTATCAGCAATTACCGGCCAACTCTACACCTACAGAATCTAGTTTTATAGATGTAGAAGGCGTAAATCAAGGAGTAAGTGTTAAATTTAATAACAATTATTTCTCTTGGTTAAGTGTAGATTATAATGCTAATTGGAATTTTAACAACACAAAATCTCCAGACGATGCAAGGTTTAATAACAAAACCAATTTATTTAATCACGCACTTTCTGCTTATGTATATCCTATCAAAAATCACACATTAGGATTCACTTGGGATGAATTGCATTCTAGCAACAGAGAAAGAACGGCTAAAAATGCTTTCTTTGACCTTTCTTACCAATATTCTATGTCCGAAGAAAAAATAGATTTAGAACTGAAAGTGCTGAATATTACCAATAATAATGTATTCGAAAATGTAAATTTTAACTCTACTTTTAATCAGACTTCTTACACCACGGTAAACATTAGACCGAGACAAGTGGTACTCACGCTGAAGTTTAACTTCAAATAA